In one Elephas maximus indicus isolate mEleMax1 chromosome 9, mEleMax1 primary haplotype, whole genome shotgun sequence genomic region, the following are encoded:
- the ZBTB34 gene encoding zinc finger and BTB domain-containing protein 34 isoform X1, with the protein MENLMEECNSRLRFMSVEMDSSSFIQFDVPEYSSTVLSQLNELRLQGKLCDIIVHIQGQPFRAHKAVLAASSPYFRDHSALSTMSGLSISVIKNPNVFEQLLSFCYTGRMSLQLKDVVSFLTAASFLQMQCVIDKCTQILESIHSKITVGDVDSVTVGAEENPESRNGVKDSSFFANPVEVSPPYCSQVRQSTTSSDLRMETTPSKALRGRLQEEGHSDRGSSGSVSEYEIQIEGDHEQGDLLVRESQITEVKVKMEKSDRPSCSDSSSLGDDGYHTEMVDGEQVVAVNVGSYGSVLQHAYSYSQAASQPTNVSEAFGSLSNSSPSRSMLSCFRGGRARQKRALSVHMHSDLQGLVQGSDSEAMVNNPGYESSPRERSARGHWYPYNERLICIYCGKSFNQKGSLDRHMRLHMGITPFVCKFCGKKYTRKDQLEYHIRGHTDDKPFRCEICGKCFPFQGTLNQHLRKNHPGVAEVRSRIESPERTDVYVEQKLENDASASEMALDSRMEIHTVSDAPD; encoded by the coding sequence ATTACGCTTCATGTCAGTAGAAATGGACAGCAGCAGTTTTATTCAGTTTGATGTGCCCGAGTACAGCAGCACCGTTCTGAGCCAGCTGAATGAACTCCGCCTGCAAGGAAAACTATGTGACATCATTGTCCACATTCAGGGTCAGCCATTCCGAGCCCACAAAGCAGTCCTTGCTGCCAGCTCCCCATATTTCCGGGACCATTCAGCATTAAGTACCATGAGTGGCTTGTCAATATCAGTGATTAAAAATCCCAATGTGTTTGAACAGTTGCTTTCATTTTGTTACACTGGAAGAATGTCCTTGCAGCTAAAGGATGTTGTCAGCTTTCTGACTGCAGCTAGCTTTCTTCAGATGCAGTGTGTCATTGACAAGTGCACGCAGATCCTAGAGAGCATCCATTCAAAAATCACTGTTGGAGATGTTGACTCTGTTACTGTTGGTGCTGAAGAGAATCCAGAGAGTCGGAACGGAGTTAAAGACAGCAGCTTCTTTGCCAACCCAGTTGAGGTCTCCCCTCCATATTGCTCTCAGGTGCGGCAGTCCACCACAAGCAGCGATCTTCGGATGGAGACAACCCCCAGCAAAGCTTTGCGTGGCCGCTTACAGGAGGAAGGGCACTCGGACCGAGGGAGCAGTGGGAGCGTCTCAGAGTATGAGATTCAGATAGAGGGAGACCATGAGCAAGGGGATCTGCTGGTGAGGGAAAGCCAGATCACTGAGGTGAAAGTGAAGATGGAAAAGTCTGACCGGCCCAGCTGTTCAGACAGTTCCTCCCTGGGTGACGATGGGTACCACACTGAGATGGTTGATGGGGAACAAGTTGTGGCAGTGAATGTGGGTTCCTATGGCTCTGTGCTACAGCACGCATATTCCTACTCCCAAGCAGCCTCACAGCCAACCAACGTATCAGAAGCTTTTGGAAGTTTGAGTAATTCCAGTCCATCCAGGTCCATGCTGAGCTGTTTCCGAGGAGGGCGTGCCCGCCAAAAGCGGGCTTTGTCTGTCCATATGCACAGTGATCTGCAGGGTTTGGTGCAGGGATCTGACAGCGAGGCTATGGTGAATAACCCTGGGTATGAGAGCAGTCCCCGGGAGAGGAGTGCAAGAGGTCACTGGTACCCATACAATGAAAGGTTGATCTGTATTTACTGTGGAAAGTCCTTCAACCAGAAAGGAAGCCTTGACAGGCACATGCGACTCCACATGGGAATCACCCCCTTTGTGTGCAAGTTCTGTGGGAAGAAGTACACACGGAAGGACCAGCTGGAGTACCACATCCGGGGCCATACTGATGATAAACCATTCCGCTGTGAGATTTGTGGGAAGTGCTTTCCATTCCAAGGAACCCTCAACCAACACCTGCGAAAAAACCACCCAGGCGTAGCCGAAGTCAGGAGTCGCATCGAGTCCCCTGAGAGAACAGATGTGTACGTGGAACAGAAACTAGAAAATGATGCATCAGCCTCGGAGATGGCCCTAGATTCCCGAATGGAAATTCACACAGTATCCGATGCTCCTGATTAA
- the ZBTB34 gene encoding zinc finger and BTB domain-containing protein 34 isoform X2, producing MSVEMDSSSFIQFDVPEYSSTVLSQLNELRLQGKLCDIIVHIQGQPFRAHKAVLAASSPYFRDHSALSTMSGLSISVIKNPNVFEQLLSFCYTGRMSLQLKDVVSFLTAASFLQMQCVIDKCTQILESIHSKITVGDVDSVTVGAEENPESRNGVKDSSFFANPVEVSPPYCSQVRQSTTSSDLRMETTPSKALRGRLQEEGHSDRGSSGSVSEYEIQIEGDHEQGDLLVRESQITEVKVKMEKSDRPSCSDSSSLGDDGYHTEMVDGEQVVAVNVGSYGSVLQHAYSYSQAASQPTNVSEAFGSLSNSSPSRSMLSCFRGGRARQKRALSVHMHSDLQGLVQGSDSEAMVNNPGYESSPRERSARGHWYPYNERLICIYCGKSFNQKGSLDRHMRLHMGITPFVCKFCGKKYTRKDQLEYHIRGHTDDKPFRCEICGKCFPFQGTLNQHLRKNHPGVAEVRSRIESPERTDVYVEQKLENDASASEMALDSRMEIHTVSDAPD from the coding sequence ATGTCAGTAGAAATGGACAGCAGCAGTTTTATTCAGTTTGATGTGCCCGAGTACAGCAGCACCGTTCTGAGCCAGCTGAATGAACTCCGCCTGCAAGGAAAACTATGTGACATCATTGTCCACATTCAGGGTCAGCCATTCCGAGCCCACAAAGCAGTCCTTGCTGCCAGCTCCCCATATTTCCGGGACCATTCAGCATTAAGTACCATGAGTGGCTTGTCAATATCAGTGATTAAAAATCCCAATGTGTTTGAACAGTTGCTTTCATTTTGTTACACTGGAAGAATGTCCTTGCAGCTAAAGGATGTTGTCAGCTTTCTGACTGCAGCTAGCTTTCTTCAGATGCAGTGTGTCATTGACAAGTGCACGCAGATCCTAGAGAGCATCCATTCAAAAATCACTGTTGGAGATGTTGACTCTGTTACTGTTGGTGCTGAAGAGAATCCAGAGAGTCGGAACGGAGTTAAAGACAGCAGCTTCTTTGCCAACCCAGTTGAGGTCTCCCCTCCATATTGCTCTCAGGTGCGGCAGTCCACCACAAGCAGCGATCTTCGGATGGAGACAACCCCCAGCAAAGCTTTGCGTGGCCGCTTACAGGAGGAAGGGCACTCGGACCGAGGGAGCAGTGGGAGCGTCTCAGAGTATGAGATTCAGATAGAGGGAGACCATGAGCAAGGGGATCTGCTGGTGAGGGAAAGCCAGATCACTGAGGTGAAAGTGAAGATGGAAAAGTCTGACCGGCCCAGCTGTTCAGACAGTTCCTCCCTGGGTGACGATGGGTACCACACTGAGATGGTTGATGGGGAACAAGTTGTGGCAGTGAATGTGGGTTCCTATGGCTCTGTGCTACAGCACGCATATTCCTACTCCCAAGCAGCCTCACAGCCAACCAACGTATCAGAAGCTTTTGGAAGTTTGAGTAATTCCAGTCCATCCAGGTCCATGCTGAGCTGTTTCCGAGGAGGGCGTGCCCGCCAAAAGCGGGCTTTGTCTGTCCATATGCACAGTGATCTGCAGGGTTTGGTGCAGGGATCTGACAGCGAGGCTATGGTGAATAACCCTGGGTATGAGAGCAGTCCCCGGGAGAGGAGTGCAAGAGGTCACTGGTACCCATACAATGAAAGGTTGATCTGTATTTACTGTGGAAAGTCCTTCAACCAGAAAGGAAGCCTTGACAGGCACATGCGACTCCACATGGGAATCACCCCCTTTGTGTGCAAGTTCTGTGGGAAGAAGTACACACGGAAGGACCAGCTGGAGTACCACATCCGGGGCCATACTGATGATAAACCATTCCGCTGTGAGATTTGTGGGAAGTGCTTTCCATTCCAAGGAACCCTCAACCAACACCTGCGAAAAAACCACCCAGGCGTAGCCGAAGTCAGGAGTCGCATCGAGTCCCCTGAGAGAACAGATGTGTACGTGGAACAGAAACTAGAAAATGATGCATCAGCCTCGGAGATGGCCCTAGATTCCCGAATGGAAATTCACACAGTATCCGATGCTCCTGATTAA